The proteins below are encoded in one region of Campylobacter helveticus:
- a CDS encoding OmpA family protein, translated as MKNNKEEGNFWIAYADLMAGLLFIFILLIGAIVVKYVLTQNDLRKIKENLNTQEANLELSKQALKDKEFIVFQLSKELNSTANTLNLIHTQKAELENNISVLSKDLKNNIDEKDKQILILLNQIELKEKELKSLQKDFKEAKERVENLSLIRENLSKELQKKLDENISIDQKTGAISLPAEVLFDKDSFILKDEAKLSLKRILSGYLAGILEDENISKNIENIIIEGHTDSDGSYIYNLDLSQKRAYEVMSFILTFYKDERLQKLLMASGRSFSVPILKNGIEDKDLSRRIEIKFSLKNDAAFKELENFFEFR; from the coding sequence ATGAAAAACAATAAAGAAGAGGGGAATTTCTGGATTGCTTATGCTGATTTAATGGCTGGGCTACTTTTTATTTTTATCCTTTTAATCGGTGCCATAGTTGTCAAATATGTGCTTACGCAAAATGATTTAAGAAAAATAAAAGAAAATCTAAACACCCAAGAAGCAAATTTAGAACTTAGCAAACAAGCCTTAAAAGATAAAGAATTTATCGTTTTTCAACTCAGTAAAGAATTAAATTCCACAGCAAACACACTCAATCTTATCCACACTCAAAAAGCAGAACTTGAAAATAATATCAGCGTTTTAAGTAAGGATTTAAAAAATAATATCGATGAAAAAGACAAACAAATTCTTATCTTACTCAATCAAATTGAACTCAAAGAAAAAGAGCTAAAATCACTACAAAAAGACTTTAAAGAAGCAAAAGAAAGGGTGGAAAATCTAAGTCTCATAAGAGAAAATTTAAGCAAAGAACTTCAAAAAAAACTTGATGAAAATATCAGCATAGACCAAAAAACAGGTGCGATTTCACTGCCCGCAGAGGTGCTTTTTGATAAAGATTCTTTTATCTTAAAAGATGAGGCTAAACTAAGCCTTAAGAGAATTTTGAGCGGATATTTAGCGGGGATTTTAGAAGATGAAAATATCAGCAAAAATATAGAAAATATCATCATTGAAGGACATACCGATAGCGATGGTTCTTATATCTATAATCTTGATTTATCACAAAAAAGAGCTTATGAGGTGATGAGCTTTATCCTAACTTTTTATAAAGATGAGAGACTGCAAAAGCTTTTGATGGCAAGTGGGCGTTCTTTTTCCGTGCCTATTTTGAAAAATGGCATAGAAGATAAAGATTTAAGTCGTAGGATAGAGATAAAATTTAGCCTTAAAAATGACGCAGCATTTAAGGAACTTGAGAACTTTTTTGAATTCCGCTAG
- a CDS encoding 1-aminocyclopropane-1-carboxylate deaminase/D-cysteine desulfhydrase: protein MLEKLHFIGLEFYLKRDDLLGELNGNKARKLSFYLKQNYPKNQRFISYGGSQSNALAALSIFAKNYKFIFVCEKISNFLKQNPCGNYAFALQNNAEILENLHFSSHREMALSLCEKNDIFIEEGIANQNAELGYMELAKELKEHSKELGVKFDIFLPSGTGTSATFLAKHSEFRVFTCACVGGSAYLKKQILKLNSKEDFSNLFILEPPKKYHFAKPYKEFYTLYKALKQECGVEFDLLYDMVGFSTLMHHKDKLKNILYIHQGGTLGNESMLLRYQFKKFN from the coding sequence ATGCTCGAAAAGCTTCATTTTATAGGGCTTGAGTTTTATCTCAAACGCGATGATTTGCTAGGTGAGCTTAATGGTAATAAGGCAAGAAAATTAAGCTTTTATCTCAAACAAAACTATCCTAAAAATCAACGCTTTATAAGCTATGGAGGCTCTCAAAGTAATGCCCTAGCCGCCCTTAGCATTTTTGCAAAAAATTATAAATTCATATTTGTATGTGAAAAAATTTCAAATTTTTTAAAACAAAATCCTTGCGGAAACTACGCCTTTGCTCTTCAAAATAATGCAGAAATTTTAGAAAATTTACATTTTTCAAGCCATAGGGAGATGGCATTAAGTTTATGTGAAAAAAACGATATATTTATCGAAGAGGGTATCGCAAATCAAAATGCCGAACTTGGCTATATGGAACTTGCGAAAGAATTAAAAGAACACTCCAAAGAGCTTGGTGTAAAATTTGATATTTTCCTACCCTCAGGCACAGGCACTTCAGCAACTTTCCTAGCAAAACATAGCGAATTTAGAGTTTTTACCTGTGCTTGTGTGGGAGGAAGTGCTTATCTAAAAAAGCAAATTTTAAAGCTTAACTCAAAGGAAGATTTTTCTAATCTTTTCATTTTAGAACCCCCAAAGAAATATCATTTTGCCAAGCCTTACAAGGAATTTTACACCCTTTATAAGGCTTTAAAGCAAGAATGTGGGGTAGAATTTGACTTGCTTTATGATATGGTTGGTTTTAGCACCCTAATGCATCATAAAGATAAACTTAAGAACATCCTCTACATTCATCAAGGTGGCACTTTGGGTAATGAAAGTATGCTTTTAAGGTATCAATTTAAAAAGTTTAATTAA
- a CDS encoding sodium-dependent transporter → MQRQTWSNTLTYILTVAGATIGFGATWRFPYLVGENGGGAYVLAFCIAMIFIGIPVILVENVIGRKSMKNSVDAFKGKWQSVGYMGLLGSFGIMAYYMVLGGFVLVYIFSLLFGNFDLANPVSKEYTHEFYTQNIALNPLGIGIFTTIFVIVNYIILRRGIIDGIEKSVKFLMPMLFICLVLVVGRNLSLDGAMEGIRFYLLPDFSKLSPKLFIDVLGQVFFALSLGFGVMITLSSHLNKKENMIKTAVYTGVLNTLIAVLAGFMIFPALFSAHLEPDKGPSLVFETLPIAFSYIHFGTLICALFFVLLLIAALTTSLPIYQVIISVLEEKFKLKKNTAINLTLGVIFVLGNLPCILTYGPLSDVVLIKGKNIFDTFDFVSGNVLFVLTAFLCCIYVGWVLKKEECLKELSNEGKLKSMWLGVWFYYVKFVVPLIILVIFYFGMIN, encoded by the coding sequence ATGCAAAGACAAACTTGGAGTAATACCCTAACCTACATTTTAACAGTTGCAGGTGCAACCATAGGCTTTGGAGCGACTTGGCGTTTTCCTTACTTGGTGGGAGAAAATGGCGGTGGAGCTTATGTTTTGGCTTTTTGCATTGCTATGATTTTCATTGGAATTCCTGTGATTTTGGTTGAAAATGTTATCGGTAGAAAATCGATGAAAAATAGCGTCGATGCTTTTAAAGGAAAATGGCAGAGTGTAGGCTATATGGGGCTTTTGGGGAGCTTTGGGATAATGGCTTATTATATGGTGCTTGGAGGGTTTGTTTTGGTCTATATTTTTTCTTTGCTATTTGGAAATTTTGACCTTGCAAATCCTGTTAGTAAAGAATATACCCACGAATTTTACACGCAAAATATTGCCCTTAATCCTCTTGGGATAGGAATTTTCACAACGATTTTTGTGATAGTTAATTATATTATTTTAAGGCGTGGAATTATCGATGGGATTGAAAAATCTGTGAAATTCTTAATGCCTATGCTTTTTATTTGCCTTGTTTTAGTTGTGGGGAGAAATTTAAGTCTTGATGGTGCTATGGAGGGGATAAGATTTTATCTTTTGCCTGATTTTTCAAAACTTAGCCCCAAACTTTTCATCGATGTTTTGGGGCAGGTATTTTTCGCCCTTTCGCTTGGTTTTGGTGTGATGATAACGCTTTCTTCCCATCTTAATAAAAAAGAAAATATGATAAAAACAGCCGTTTATACGGGAGTTCTAAACACTCTCATTGCTGTTTTAGCTGGATTTATGATATTTCCTGCACTTTTTTCGGCACATTTAGAGCCCGATAAAGGTCCGTCTTTAGTGTTTGAGACCTTACCCATAGCTTTTTCTTATATCCATTTTGGCACTCTCATTTGTGCTTTGTTTTTTGTGCTTTTACTAATCGCCGCACTTACGACTAGTTTGCCTATTTATCAGGTAATTATTAGCGTTTTGGAAGAAAAATTTAAGCTTAAGAAAAATACGGCTATTAACCTTACTTTAGGCGTGATTTTTGTTTTGGGAAATTTACCTTGCATTTTGACCTATGGACCTTTAAGTGATGTAGTTTTGATAAAGGGCAAAAACATTTTTGATACTTTTGATTTTGTTAGTGGAAATGTACTTTTTGTTTTGACGGCATTTTTGTGCTGTATTTATGTGGGTTGGGTGCTAAAAAAAGAAGAGTGTCTAAAAGAACTTTCAAATGAGGGTAAATTAAAAAGTATGTGGCTTGGCGTGTGGTTTTATTATGTTAAATTTGTCGTGCCTTTGATAATCCTCGTGATTTTTTATTTTGGTATGATTAATTAA
- a CDS encoding MOSC domain-containing protein, translating to MLLVSMQVGKIKDYKKFKSAFIKDIYLQNAFVGILGFSENEIADMKNHGGSQKAVFANAISHYEIWEKFLGKKLNYGAMGENLSLSGVDEKSVCVGDIHRLGSVILQVSEPRLPCVKISKVHQKSDFCAEIFESGLSGWYYRVLQEGTCKVGEKLEILEKNSAKLSIMDLNRFFYKPKDFLSQNLNFKEKIEKLRDILSQNWQKSIDLRLKNQYDMSYMQKL from the coding sequence ATGCTTTTAGTTAGTATGCAGGTGGGAAAGATTAAAGATTACAAGAAATTTAAAAGTGCTTTCATTAAGGATATTTATCTACAAAATGCCTTTGTAGGAATTTTAGGCTTTAGTGAAAATGAAATAGCCGATATGAAAAATCACGGAGGTTCGCAAAAGGCTGTTTTTGCGAATGCTATAAGTCATTATGAAATTTGGGAAAAATTTCTAGGAAAAAAGCTTAATTATGGAGCTATGGGAGAAAATTTAAGCTTGAGTGGAGTTGATGAAAAAAGTGTTTGTGTGGGAGATATCCATCGTTTAGGAAGTGTCATTTTGCAAGTGAGTGAGCCACGCTTACCCTGTGTAAAAATTTCAAAAGTTCATCAAAAAAGTGATTTTTGTGCAGAAATTTTTGAAAGCGGGTTAAGCGGGTGGTATTATAGAGTTTTGCAAGAGGGGACTTGCAAAGTGGGCGAAAAACTTGAAATTTTGGAAAAAAATTCGGCAAAACTTAGCATTATGGACTTAAATCGATTTTTTTACAAACCTAAAGACTTTTTGAGTCAAAATTTAAATTTTAAAGAGAAAATAGAAAAACTTAGAGACATTTTGAGTCAAAACTGGCAAAAAAGTATTGATTTAAGGCTTAAAAATCAATATGATATGAGTTATATGCAAAAATTATAA
- the dsbD gene encoding protein-disulfide reductase DsbD: protein MRFIVLALLFLQFSFANVLSVKEAFKLDIFSSEQALLLKFDIADKTFLYHNQLKIKIDDKDVSAFLNYPQGEIKQNQKVYLHSLEIALSNLMLNDYVKNTSKLTLSYQGCSNDGLCYAPQKREFTLYKKGKIYEVTSYQKTQSEEEQIAFSLKSENLAFVLFSFFTYGLLLSLTPCTLPMIPILSSIIVAKNTEKPSKKTAFLLSFIYVFSMSLAYALAGVLASFLGASVQAFLQQTWLLIGFSLLFVFFAFVCFSNVNFELPKALQSFIQQKTNKRKGVVGVALMGFLSALIVGPCVAAPLAGALLYLANSGSPLLGAMALFVLSFGMGVPLLFVGLGLGFLKPGFWMDKIKIFFGFVMLAMALWILSRVVPLNYILIAYGILGVFFVVFMGLFDTAFNVIQKIKKALLILVLTYSLMLFVGGVLGAKSFSSPLNLSAKETKKQGLVFKELQDLNQIKEKIKNEEKVLLYFTASWCEYCKLLDSKVFKDERVVSSFADYEKIKIDVSENSPTQLKIMKEFEVFAPPVLIFFHRGERQEKITGYIEADMLLKKDL from the coding sequence ATGCGATTTATTGTCCTAGCCTTGCTTTTTTTGCAATTTTCTTTTGCTAATGTTTTGAGTGTTAAAGAAGCCTTTAAGCTTGACATTTTCTCTAGTGAGCAAGCCTTGCTTTTGAAATTTGATATAGCGGATAAAACTTTTCTTTATCATAATCAACTTAAAATTAAAATTGACGATAAGGATGTCTCAGCTTTTTTAAATTACCCGCAAGGGGAAATTAAGCAAAATCAAAAGGTTTATTTGCACTCCCTTGAAATCGCTTTATCAAATTTGATGTTAAATGATTATGTTAAAAATACTTCCAAATTGACACTTTCTTATCAAGGTTGTTCAAATGATGGTTTATGTTATGCTCCGCAAAAGCGTGAATTTACACTTTATAAAAAGGGTAAAATTTATGAAGTAACTTCATATCAAAAAACGCAAAGCGAAGAAGAGCAAATCGCCTTTTCTTTGAAAAGTGAGAATTTGGCTTTTGTTTTGTTTAGTTTTTTTACTTATGGACTTTTGCTTTCTTTAACCCCTTGCACTCTGCCGATGATTCCCATCTTATCTTCCATCATTGTTGCAAAAAATACAGAAAAACCGAGTAAAAAAACGGCATTTTTACTTTCTTTCATTTATGTTTTTTCTATGTCTTTAGCTTATGCTTTAGCGGGGGTTTTGGCTAGTTTTTTGGGGGCGAGTGTTCAAGCGTTTTTACAGCAAACTTGGCTTTTGATAGGCTTTTCTTTACTTTTTGTTTTCTTTGCTTTTGTGTGTTTTAGTAATGTTAATTTTGAGTTGCCTAAAGCTTTGCAAAGCTTCATCCAGCAAAAGACAAATAAAAGAAAAGGTGTTGTGGGCGTTGCGTTAATGGGCTTTTTATCTGCTCTTATCGTAGGTCCTTGCGTGGCGGCTCCTTTGGCTGGAGCTTTGCTTTATCTTGCAAATTCAGGTTCGCCTTTACTAGGGGCAATGGCACTTTTCGTGCTAAGTTTTGGTATGGGTGTGCCTTTGCTTTTTGTGGGGCTTGGACTTGGTTTTTTAAAACCCGGATTTTGGATGGATAAGATTAAAATTTTCTTTGGTTTTGTAATGCTTGCTATGGCACTTTGGATACTTTCTCGTGTCGTGCCTTTGAATTACATACTTATAGCCTATGGTATTTTGGGCGTATTTTTTGTCGTTTTTATGGGACTTTTTGACACAGCTTTTAATGTGATACAAAAAATTAAAAAAGCTCTTTTGATTTTAGTTTTAACTTATAGCCTAATGCTTTTTGTTGGGGGTGTTTTGGGGGCAAAATCGTTTTCTAGTCCTCTAAATTTAAGTGCAAAAGAGACAAAAAAACAAGGTTTAGTTTTTAAAGAATTGCAAGATTTAAACCAAATCAAAGAAAAAATAAAAAATGAAGAGAAAGTTTTGCTTTATTTTACGGCTTCTTGGTGTGAGTATTGTAAGCTTTTAGATTCAAAAGTTTTTAAGGACGAGAGGGTTGTTTCTAGCTTTGCGGATTATGAAAAAATTAAAATTGATGTGAGTGAAAATAGCCCTACGCAGCTTAAAATAATGAAAGAATTTGAGGTTTTTGCTCCGCCCGTTCTTATCTTTTTTCATCGTGGCGAAAGACAGGAAAAAATCACAGGCTATATTGAGGCAGATATGCTTTTAAAAAAGGATTTGTGA
- the ppk2 gene encoding polyphosphate kinase 2, with translation MSKEHNEEEYVEVKVKKSTLKYEKDLENLQIELLKFQNHVKAQGLKILIILEGRDGAGKGGSIKRLTEHLNPRGCRTVALGKPNAVEQTQWYFQRYVNHLPSAGEIVIFDRSWYNRAGVEYVMGFCTPEQHEQFLREVPLFEHMIHKSGVMFFKIYLSVSKKQQQKRFKERLKNPLKQYKLSPVDQKSQELWGKYTIAKYSMLLASNTEACPWTIIDSNDKKKARLNLIRFILSKVEYPGKKEGKFSKIDSNLVRSGEEEIFKMEAEAGQNKDIENAENGGYEEELDDATNFKQD, from the coding sequence ATGTCAAAAGAACACAACGAAGAAGAGTATGTAGAAGTCAAGGTAAAAAAAAGCACCTTAAAATATGAAAAAGACTTGGAAAATCTTCAAATCGAGCTTTTGAAATTTCAAAATCATGTCAAAGCTCAAGGCTTAAAAATTCTCATCATTTTAGAAGGACGCGATGGTGCAGGTAAGGGAGGGAGCATTAAAAGGCTAACTGAGCATTTAAATCCTAGAGGTTGTCGCACGGTCGCACTTGGAAAACCAAATGCCGTAGAACAAACGCAGTGGTATTTTCAACGCTATGTAAATCACTTGCCATCAGCAGGCGAAATCGTCATCTTTGACCGCTCTTGGTATAATAGAGCCGGAGTTGAATATGTAATGGGCTTTTGCACCCCAGAACAACACGAGCAATTTTTAAGAGAAGTGCCGCTTTTTGAACATATGATACATAAAAGTGGAGTAATGTTTTTTAAAATTTATCTTTCCGTCTCCAAAAAACAACAACAAAAACGCTTTAAAGAACGCCTTAAAAATCCTCTTAAACAATACAAACTTTCTCCAGTTGATCAAAAATCACAAGAATTATGGGGCAAATACACCATAGCAAAATACTCTATGCTCTTAGCATCTAACACAGAGGCTTGTCCTTGGACGATTATCGATTCAAACGATAAGAAAAAAGCAAGACTTAATCTTATACGCTTTATCCTTTCGAAAGTAGAATATCCGGGCAAAAAAGAGGGTAAATTTTCTAAAATTGACTCGAATTTAGTTAGAAGTGGCGAGGAAGAAATCTTTAAAATGGAAGCTGAAGCCGGGCAAAATAAAGACATAGAAAATGCCGAAAATGGTGGATATGAAGAGGAGCTTGATGATGCAACAAATTTTAAGCAAGATTGA
- a CDS encoding M20 metallopeptidase family protein: MQQILSKIENLTQKYYADIVELRHAIHMHPELEFEEENTANLLCEILDKYKIKYKRNIAKTGILAQIDGELNAHKKCVLLRADMDALPVQEETNLPYASKIKGKMHACGHDGHSAGLMGALLILNELKSEFSGSVKFMFQPAEEGSGGAKPMIEAGILENPKVDAVFGCHLWGEGLENTAQIMSGEMMAGVDVFDLEFIGRGGHGAHPHTTIDPIVMAAKFISDIQCAISRRLRPVDAGVITIGSIHAGTTFNVIPQNALLSGTVRFLSEENQALLQKAIENTAKAVALEFGGEFRLDYKREYPPLINDAKMALLARRAFAKVLGEDNVISDAKPTMGAEDFAYLTQARKGAYIFVGISKDLKNPTRHHSSTFCWDDENLKVLMQGDALMALEFLNQA; the protein is encoded by the coding sequence ATGCAACAAATTTTAAGCAAGATTGAAAACCTTACGCAAAAATACTATGCTGATATAGTGGAGCTTAGACACGCTATACATATGCACCCTGAGCTTGAATTTGAAGAGGAAAATACAGCAAATTTACTTTGCGAAATTTTAGACAAATATAAGATAAAATACAAAAGAAACATCGCCAAAACGGGCATTTTAGCACAGATTGATGGAGAATTAAACGCCCATAAAAAATGTGTGCTTTTAAGAGCAGATATGGACGCTTTGCCCGTGCAAGAAGAGACAAATTTGCCCTACGCTTCCAAGATAAAGGGCAAAATGCACGCTTGCGGACACGATGGACATAGTGCGGGACTGATGGGGGCCTTGCTGATCTTAAACGAGCTAAAAAGCGAATTTAGTGGGAGTGTGAAATTTATGTTTCAACCTGCTGAGGAGGGCAGTGGGGGAGCCAAGCCCATGATAGAGGCGGGGATTTTGGAAAATCCTAAGGTGGATGCGGTTTTTGGCTGTCATTTGTGGGGTGAGGGTCTGGAAAATACGGCGCAAATCATGAGCGGGGAGATGATGGCGGGGGTGGATGTTTTTGACCTAGAATTCATCGGCAGGGGCGGACACGGCGCGCATCCTCACACTACGATAGATCCCATCGTGATGGCGGCGAAATTCATCAGTGATATTCAATGTGCTATTTCAAGACGCTTAAGACCTGTAGATGCAGGTGTGATAACCATAGGAAGCATCCACGCAGGAACAACCTTTAATGTTATCCCACAAAATGCCCTTTTAAGCGGAACTGTGCGTTTTCTAAGCGAGGAAAATCAAGCTCTTTTACAAAAAGCTATCGAAAATACCGCCAAGGCTGTCGCTTTAGAATTTGGCGGAGAATTTAGACTGGATTATAAAAGAGAATATCCTCCCCTCATCAATGACGCGAAAATGGCTCTGCTTGCAAGGAGGGCCTTTGCGAAGGTTTTGGGCGAGGACAATGTGATAAGCGACGCCAAGCCTACGATGGGGGCGGAGGACTTTGCCTACCTCACGCAGGCGAGGAAGGGGGCTTACATTTTTGTGGGAATTTCTAAGGATCTGAAAAATCCTACCAGACATCATAGCAGCACCTTTTGCTGGGATGATGAAAATTTAAAGGTCCTGATGCAAGGGGACGCCTTGATGGCTTTGGAATTTTTAAATCAAGCTTAA
- a CDS encoding peptidyl-prolyl cis-trans isomerase: MRKFLMILLFLVGVLNAKVLNSVALIVEKEPITNYDIEQTMKVLKVPREQALAVLINEKMELSQMKQFAIVVNELEVDAAVSKILSQNKMNLEQFKNSLKARGQSYELFRHNLKKDLEKRKLYEKIASMNKTDFSEESAKNFFEENKEKFILYTSIDVKIYRSNQQDILEKMKAEKKVALKGENVNLNVNNADPRLLALLSQLKIGEFSSVLNSRNGFELYEVRAKSGANVPEFEQIKDSVMNVYFNEQRQNYIQDYFDKLRSKLNIEYLKN, from the coding sequence ATGAGAAAATTTTTGATGATTTTGTTATTTTTAGTGGGTGTTTTAAATGCAAAAGTGCTAAATTCTGTCGCTCTTATTGTAGAGAAAGAGCCTATTACAAATTATGATATAGAGCAAACGATGAAGGTTTTAAAAGTGCCAAGAGAGCAAGCTTTGGCGGTGCTTATTAATGAAAAAATGGAACTTTCTCAAATGAAGCAATTTGCCATTGTTGTTAATGAGCTTGAGGTTGATGCGGCTGTCTCTAAAATTCTTTCGCAAAATAAAATGAATTTGGAGCAGTTTAAAAATTCTTTAAAAGCTAGAGGGCAAAGCTATGAGCTTTTCCGCCATAATCTTAAAAAGGATTTAGAAAAAAGAAAGCTTTATGAAAAAATAGCCAGTATGAATAAGACGGATTTTAGCGAGGAAAGTGCAAAGAATTTTTTTGAAGAAAATAAAGAAAAATTTATCCTTTACACCTCTATCGATGTTAAAATTTACCGCTCTAATCAACAAGATATTTTAGAGAAAATGAAAGCGGAAAAAAAGGTTGCATTAAAGGGTGAAAATGTGAATTTAAATGTCAATAATGCCGACCCAAGACTTTTAGCTCTTTTATCTCAACTTAAAATCGGTGAATTTTCCTCTGTGTTAAATTCTAGAAATGGTTTCGAGCTTTATGAGGTAAGGGCGAAAAGCGGAGCAAATGTCCCTGAATTTGAGCAAATCAAAGATAGCGTGATGAATGTTTATTTTAACGAACAAAGACAAAATTATATTCAAGACTATTTTGATAAACTTCGTTCTAAATTAAATATAGAATACCTTAAGAATTAA
- the gltX gene encoding glutamate--tRNA ligase — translation MQEILTTRFAPSPTGYLHIGGLRTALYNYLYARKNKGKFLLRIEDTDLKRNSKEATEAILEAFKWCGLDYDGEVEYQSQRSEIYKKYIQKLLDEGKAYYCYMSKEELEELRQSQEAKKERPKYDGRYRDFKGTPPQGIAPVVRIKAPQNGEITFKDGIKGRVEFKAEDILDDFIIARSDGSVTYNFCVVIDDALMGVSDVIRGDDHLSNTPKQIVLYEALGFKIPKFFHVAMIHGEDGKKLSKRHGATDVMEYKNMGILPQALLNFLVRLGWSHNDDEIFSLEDLRKLFDPHHINKGASSYNFKKLEWLNAHYIKTLPFEEINFQLKELGFDLSKVQKAGFLLDLLRERAKTLLDIINSAKSILEAPKSYDETAILKFVNDSNLNLLKNFANSLNAQNNAKEFEEFTSNFLEQNEAKLKDLAQPLRIALTGGAVSPSIFEVLEFLGVKECKERIQAFLKYKEK, via the coding sequence ATGCAAGAAATTCTCACAACGCGTTTTGCCCCCTCCCCTACTGGATACCTACACATAGGGGGTTTAAGAACGGCACTTTATAACTATTTATACGCAAGAAAAAACAAGGGGAAATTTTTACTTCGCATTGAAGATACAGATTTGAAAAGAAATTCTAAAGAAGCCACAGAGGCGATACTTGAAGCCTTTAAATGGTGTGGTTTGGACTATGATGGCGAAGTAGAATATCAATCACAAAGAAGTGAAATTTATAAAAAATATATTCAAAAACTTCTTGATGAGGGCAAGGCATATTATTGCTATATGTCAAAAGAAGAGCTAGAAGAATTAAGACAAAGTCAAGAAGCTAAAAAAGAACGCCCAAAATATGATGGTAGATATAGAGATTTTAAAGGCACTCCCCCTCAAGGAATCGCTCCTGTCGTGCGTATCAAAGCGCCGCAAAATGGAGAAATCACCTTTAAAGATGGCATAAAAGGCAGGGTGGAATTTAAGGCTGAAGATATACTAGATGACTTTATCATCGCAAGAAGTGATGGAAGTGTAACTTATAATTTTTGCGTTGTCATTGATGATGCCTTAATGGGAGTAAGCGATGTGATAAGAGGCGATGACCATCTTTCAAACACTCCTAAACAAATCGTGCTTTATGAGGCACTCGGCTTTAAAATCCCTAAATTTTTCCATGTGGCAATGATACACGGAGAAGACGGCAAAAAGCTCTCCAAAAGACACGGGGCAACCGATGTAATGGAATATAAAAATATGGGAATTTTACCCCAAGCCTTGCTTAATTTTCTTGTGCGTTTGGGTTGGAGTCATAATGATGATGAAATTTTTTCTTTAGAAGATTTAAGAAAACTTTTTGACCCACATCACATCAACAAAGGTGCTTCCTCTTATAATTTTAAAAAGCTCGAATGGCTCAATGCTCATTATATCAAAACCCTACCTTTTGAAGAAATCAATTTTCAGCTTAAAGAACTTGGTTTTGACTTAAGTAAGGTGCAAAAGGCGGGATTTTTGCTTGATTTATTAAGAGAAAGGGCAAAAACCCTACTTGACATCATAAATTCAGCAAAAAGCATTTTAGAAGCACCGAAAAGCTACGATGAAACTGCGATTTTAAAATTCGTTAATGATAGCAATCTAAATTTGTTAAAAAACTTCGCCAACTCCCTTAACGCACAAAATAACGCAAAAGAATTTGAGGAATTTACCAGCAACTTCTTGGAGCAAAACGAAGCAAAATTAAAAGACTTAGCCCAGCCCCTACGCATAGCCCTAACAGGCGGTGCAGTAAGTCCTAGCATATTTGAAGTTTTAGAATTCTTAGGCGTTAAAGAGTGTAAAGAACGCATACAGGCATTTTTGAAATATAAGGAAAAATAA